The following coding sequences lie in one Crassostrea angulata isolate pt1a10 chromosome 10, ASM2561291v2, whole genome shotgun sequence genomic window:
- the LOC128166535 gene encoding uncharacterized protein LOC128166535 → MSVLTKDEMELIREDLECIKTLPNPPKAIQVTLEAVALLLGYPPRQARNWSFMRQLCNRGPLLKKMQEFQCEDVELASAKRARTLLSSYNRETIIKISVAIVNLFNWAESTMSEVDNYLNTRMELNKARKSSNNRNNN, encoded by the exons ATGTCGGTTCTAACAAAGGACGAGATGGAGTTAATCAGGGAAGATTTAGAATGCATCAAGACCCTGCCCAACCCCCCAAAGGCCATCCAGGTCACACTGGAGGCGGTGGCCCTCCTCCTGGGATACCCACCGAGGCAGGCACGG AACTGGAGTTTCATGCGACAACTATGCAACAGAGGTCCCCTGTTGAAAAAGATGCAGGAGTTCCAGTGTGAAGATGTAGAGCTGGCCTCGGCAAAGAGGGCCAGAACCCTCTTATCTTCCTACAACCGGGaaacaataatcaaaataaGCGTCGCGATCGTCAATTTGTTTAACTGG GCCGAAAGTACCATGTCAGAGGTGGATAATTACTTGAACACAAGGATGGAGCTAAATAAAGCGAGGAAATCATCGAACAATCGGAATAACAACTGA